TTTTAAACCCCTGCAAAGCAGCACAAAAAAAGCCCCGGAAAATCCGGGGCAAAAGAGGGAGACATTTTTATTTTAATATTCAAGCAAATTGATTCTCGCGCCTGAATTTTTATCAACGAGCGGATTTATTGCACAACAAAAGTCAGGATTTCCGTTTTCAATTCGGTCTTCACCTTGATGAAGTACACGCCCGAGGGGATCTCCGAAACGCTGAATTTCAACACGTTTACACCCATTGCGACCTCGTATGGAGTATCCACCAATTGTTTTCCTTGCGAATTTTCGACGATCAATTCAGCCATTGTCTGAAAAGAGGAGTTCAATTCGACGGCGATCGTGTTTCCGGCTTTTACGCGGCTATTTCCGAGAAATTGCATAGCCAAGCCGTTAGAATCATAAACTGGAAGGGACGGATTGGATCCGGGGGCGGCTGCAAATGAGGAGATTGAAATCAAAATGGCAGCAAATAAAGTAGCAAACGTTTTCATATTCATTTTTAAGAGGACATTCAATTTTTGAAACATGCCCAATAGACGACGTGACTTTTCATTCGGTTGCACAATGGTGAAAAAAAATAATTCAATTTCGTTGGCTCAGGTAGAAAAAGTGTGTTTCCACGTGATTTTGACATGTTTTTTTCGCGGAAATTTTTGAGATAAATTTCAATACTTCATTGCGTTGATGGCATCAATCGTGCCGCTGGCAACCCATTCTATTGGACTTTCCCTGCAAAAAGCCATTGTCCATGCCAGAAAATAGGCTAAATTGGGAGCAATCATTAGAAAGATGCGGTACTTCGTTGCAGTTGTTGGTTTGGTGATCACGTTGGGCCTTTGTTGGCTGCTCGACGGATTGCATGTAAAGCTTGCCTTCGGGCGGGTGCTCGATCCCTTTCACGGGATTTGGCAAAACATGGAAGGTGAAGACTTTGACTTGGAAGCTGAACTTCCCATGGAAGGTCTCAAGGACAAGGTGGTGATTCGTTATGATTCGCTGCACATTCCGCATATCTTCGCTCAAAACGACCATGACCTATATTTT
This genomic window from Bacteroidota bacterium contains:
- a CDS encoding T9SS type A sorting domain-containing protein, encoding MQFLGNSRVKAGNTIAVELNSSFQTMAELIVENSQGKQLVDTPYEVAMGVNVLKFSVSEIPSGVYFIKVKTELKTEILTFVVQ